One Salinimonas marina DNA segment encodes these proteins:
- the dxs gene encoding 1-deoxy-D-xylulose-5-phosphate synthase, with amino-acid sequence MSLDLTHYPTLATAQTPEQLRKLPQDKLKTLADELRQYLLTCVSQSSGHFASGLGTVELTVALHYVYNTPFDRLVWDVGHQAYPHKIITGRAGRMSTIRQKNGLHPFPWPGESEYDTFAVGHSSTSISAGLGMAVAADKEGRGRKVVSVIGDGAMTAGMAFEAMNHAGDIKKDMVVILNDNEMSISENVGALNSHLARLLTGNFFNKIRDGGKKLLSNMPPIKEFASRAEEHLKGMVVPGTIFEELGFNYIGPIDGHDVDTVVDTLRNMRNFDGPQLLHVVTRKGKGYPQAEKDPIKFHAVPKFNPADHALPAAKASAPSFSAIFGQWLCDMAAEDPKLMAITPAMREGSGMVAFSQRYPDQYCDVAIAEQHAVTFAAGLAKDGMNAVVAIYSTFLQRGYDQLIHDVVLQELPVLFAIDRAGIVGADGQTHQGAFDLAYLRCLPNLIIMAPADENECRQMLYTGHLSNRPAAVRYPRGAGKGVAPQTTMRALEIGKARMIREGSKVAILNFGTLMPFAEEAAEQLDATLVDMRFVKPLDAEMLKHVSSNHEVLVTLEDGCIAGGAGSGVVEFLQQQKILVHTLQLGLPDRFIEQGTQQEMYTELGLDAEGIVQQINTYLKQ; translated from the coding sequence ATGAGTTTAGATTTAACCCATTACCCGACACTGGCCACGGCCCAAACGCCCGAGCAGTTGCGTAAGTTGCCCCAGGACAAACTTAAGACACTGGCTGATGAACTTCGCCAGTATCTGCTCACCTGCGTAAGCCAAAGCAGTGGGCATTTTGCTTCTGGCCTGGGCACTGTAGAACTGACCGTGGCACTGCATTATGTATACAACACGCCCTTTGACCGGCTGGTCTGGGATGTGGGCCATCAGGCTTATCCGCATAAAATCATTACCGGCCGTGCCGGACGGATGTCGACCATTCGTCAGAAAAACGGGCTGCATCCCTTTCCGTGGCCGGGTGAGAGTGAATACGACACCTTTGCGGTAGGCCACTCCTCTACCAGCATCAGTGCGGGTCTGGGAATGGCGGTGGCAGCCGATAAAGAAGGCCGAGGCCGTAAGGTGGTGTCGGTTATCGGCGATGGTGCGATGACCGCAGGCATGGCGTTTGAAGCCATGAACCATGCCGGGGATATTAAAAAAGACATGGTGGTTATTCTGAATGATAACGAAATGTCGATCTCTGAGAATGTGGGGGCCCTGAATTCCCATTTAGCCCGTCTGCTCACCGGTAATTTTTTCAATAAGATCCGCGACGGCGGTAAAAAGCTGCTCAGCAATATGCCACCCATCAAAGAATTTGCCAGCCGCGCCGAAGAGCACCTTAAAGGCATGGTGGTACCGGGCACTATCTTTGAGGAGCTGGGTTTCAACTATATTGGCCCCATCGATGGCCATGATGTCGATACGGTGGTCGATACATTGCGCAATATGCGTAACTTTGACGGACCGCAGCTGCTGCATGTGGTCACCCGCAAAGGCAAGGGCTACCCCCAGGCTGAAAAAGATCCGATCAAATTTCATGCGGTGCCTAAATTTAATCCCGCTGACCATGCCTTACCGGCAGCTAAAGCCAGTGCTCCGTCTTTTTCTGCTATTTTTGGGCAGTGGTTGTGTGACATGGCCGCCGAGGATCCAAAGCTTATGGCAATCACCCCGGCTATGCGTGAAGGCTCAGGGATGGTGGCATTTTCGCAAAGATACCCGGACCAGTATTGTGATGTGGCTATAGCCGAACAGCATGCGGTGACCTTTGCTGCCGGGCTCGCCAAAGATGGTATGAATGCGGTGGTGGCAATCTATTCCACCTTTTTACAACGTGGCTACGATCAGCTTATCCACGACGTGGTACTGCAGGAACTTCCGGTGTTATTTGCAATCGACCGGGCCGGCATTGTGGGGGCCGATGGTCAGACCCACCAAGGCGCCTTTGATTTGGCCTATCTGCGCTGTCTGCCGAATCTGATTATCATGGCCCCTGCGGATGAAAATGAGTGCCGACAAATGCTCTATACCGGCCACCTCAGCAACAGACCGGCGGCGGTGCGTTATCCCCGTGGTGCGGGTAAAGGCGTAGCGCCCCAGACCACCATGCGTGCCCTCGAGATAGGTAAAGCGCGAATGATTCGCGAAGGCAGTAAGGTAGCCATTTTGAACTTTGGCACCCTGATGCCGTTTGCCGAAGAGGCCGCCGAACAGCTTGATGCCACCCTGGTGGATATGCGCTTTGTAAAACCGCTGGATGCCGAGATGCTTAAGCACGTCAGCAGTAATCATGAGGTACTGGTAACGCTGGAAGATGGTTGTATCGCCGGCGGTGCGGGCTCCGGTGTGGTTGAGTTTTTACAACAGCAAAAAATACTGGTGCACACCCTACAGCTGGGTCTGCCTGATCGCTTTATTGAGCAAGGCACGCAGCAGGAGATGTATACCGAATTGGGACTGGATGCAGAAGGTATTGTGCAGCAGATAAACACCTATCTGAAGCAGTAG
- a CDS encoding farnesyl diphosphate synthase, producing MNFDALRQQIKQQTDEHLLGLISQLPDHAEHLKAAMQHALLVGGKRMRPVLTHLVGNSLDIPRQDQLTISMAIECIHAYSLVHDDLPAMDDDALRRGQPTCHIAFDEATAILAGDALQTLAFSILADQPMSDYGASCRAQLVSILARASGFNGMCGGQAIDLQTTGEAIDIATLTRLHRLKTGALLSACVQMITMVSANISDSDRQQFIHFADIVGLAFQVQDDILDVEGEASQIGKPQGSDAAQGKNTFPALLGMDAAKQELARLHQEALQALATLPYNTDYLTAFTDLMVNRNH from the coding sequence ATGAATTTTGACGCGCTTCGTCAGCAAATAAAACAACAAACTGATGAACATCTGCTTGGGCTGATTTCACAGCTACCGGATCACGCCGAGCATTTAAAAGCGGCCATGCAACATGCCTTACTGGTAGGCGGTAAGCGCATGCGCCCGGTATTAACACATTTGGTAGGTAACAGCTTAGATATTCCGCGTCAGGATCAACTGACCATCAGCATGGCCATTGAATGTATTCATGCTTATTCGCTGGTACATGATGATTTGCCGGCCATGGATGATGACGCCCTGCGACGTGGCCAGCCGACCTGTCATATTGCTTTTGATGAAGCCACCGCCATTCTTGCCGGGGATGCGTTACAAACCCTGGCGTTTAGCATTCTGGCCGATCAGCCAATGTCAGATTATGGTGCCTCCTGTCGGGCCCAGCTGGTTTCCATACTGGCCCGGGCGTCTGGTTTTAATGGGATGTGCGGAGGTCAGGCAATAGATTTACAAACTACCGGGGAGGCCATTGATATCGCCACCCTGACCCGCCTTCATCGTCTCAAAACCGGTGCCTTATTAAGTGCCTGTGTGCAAATGATTACGATGGTAAGCGCCAACATCAGCGACTCTGATCGTCAACAGTTCATTCATTTTGCCGATATTGTGGGCCTGGCATTTCAGGTGCAGGATGATATTTTGGATGTTGAAGGCGAAGCCAGCCAAATTGGCAAACCGCAGGGCTCAGATGCTGCGCAAGGTAAAAATACCTTTCCTGCCTTATTAGGTATGGACGCTGCCAAACAAGAATTGGCAAGGCTACATCAGGAGGCGCTTCAAGCGCTCGCGACTTTGCCCTACAATACAGACTATCTGACGGCATTTACTGATCTGATGGTAAACCGCAATCATTAG
- the xseB gene encoding exodeoxyribonuclease VII small subunit, which translates to MTDTKSAPSFEESLSELEAIVTQMESGDLPLADALQKFERGIALSRQSQQALEQAEQKVKVLLTEQGEDKLVDLDDTQTS; encoded by the coding sequence GTGACTGACACCAAATCTGCACCGTCCTTTGAAGAAAGCTTGTCAGAACTTGAAGCGATTGTAACGCAAATGGAAAGTGGTGACCTGCCTCTTGCCGATGCCTTGCAAAAATTTGAGCGCGGGATTGCGTTATCTCGTCAAAGTCAGCAGGCCCTGGAACAGGCCGAACAAAAAGTAAAAGTATTACTCACTGAACAAGGTGAGGACAAGCTGGTTGATCTGGACGACACCCAGACCAGCTGA
- the pomA gene encoding flagellar motor protein PomA, whose translation MDLATVIGMLGGIGFIVMAMILGGELGMFFDVPSVLIVFGGTLFVVLSQFTLVQFFGAGKVAGKAFMFKIDTPDELIEKIVEMADAARKGGFLALEEAEIGNPFMQKGVDMLVDGHDIDVVRETLAKDISMTTERHEFGASIFKGMGDVAPAMGMIGTLIGLVAMLSNMDDPKAIGPAMAVALLTTLYGAFFANVICLPIASKLTNRVEEEKLNQKLILDGIVGIADGQNPRVIEGILKNYLASSKRGSADEE comes from the coding sequence GTGGATTTAGCAACCGTCATAGGCATGTTAGGAGGTATCGGGTTCATAGTGATGGCTATGATCCTGGGTGGTGAACTAGGCATGTTCTTCGACGTTCCGTCGGTACTTATTGTATTTGGCGGTACATTATTTGTCGTTTTGTCGCAGTTTACGCTTGTCCAGTTTTTCGGAGCTGGAAAAGTGGCGGGCAAAGCCTTCATGTTCAAAATTGATACCCCTGACGAACTGATAGAAAAAATTGTGGAAATGGCAGATGCCGCCCGAAAAGGTGGCTTTTTGGCATTGGAAGAAGCCGAAATAGGCAACCCGTTTATGCAAAAGGGCGTAGACATGCTGGTAGACGGCCACGATATTGATGTGGTTCGCGAAACACTGGCAAAAGATATTTCCATGACGACCGAGCGGCACGAGTTCGGCGCCTCAATTTTCAAAGGGATGGGTGATGTGGCGCCGGCGATGGGCATGATTGGTACTCTGATAGGTCTGGTCGCCATGTTGTCGAACATGGATGACCCTAAAGCCATTGGCCCGGCCATGGCCGTGGCGTTGTTAACCACGCTGTATGGGGCGTTTTTTGCCAACGTTATCTGCTTACCCATTGCCTCCAAACTGACGAATCGTGTTGAAGAAGAAAAACTCAACCAGAAGCTTATTTTAGATGGGATTGTGGGCATCGCCGATGGCCAGAACCCCAGAGTCATAGAAGGTATTCTGAAAAATTATCTGGCCTCCAGCAAGCGCGGCAGCGCCGACGAGGAGTAA
- a CDS encoding flagellar motor protein MotB has product MAQQEECPKCPPEGLPAWMGTFADLMSLLMCFFVLLLAFSEMDVLKFKQIAGSMKYAFGVQNKIEVKDIPKGTSVIAMEFRPGKPEPTPIETIQQQTIDMTQQMLEFQAGDEDDAGGRQKQRGDQRGGQAQQTSSDQASSAAQSAEHAEMEEMMKKVAEQLQKQILDGSVELESLGQQLTIRIRENGSFSAGSAFLQPQFKPIVKKIGTLLADMPGEIEIAGHSDGQHIANELYRSNWDLSSQRAVAVAEEMRRAPGFDESRMSVVGKADTSPLVKEAKTPQERARNRRVEININQGKPMLSKPISVIDN; this is encoded by the coding sequence ATGGCGCAGCAGGAAGAATGTCCGAAGTGTCCACCCGAAGGCTTACCGGCCTGGATGGGTACTTTTGCAGATTTGATGTCGCTGTTGATGTGCTTTTTTGTTTTGCTGTTGGCGTTTTCGGAAATGGATGTCCTGAAGTTTAAGCAGATAGCCGGTTCAATGAAATATGCCTTCGGGGTGCAAAACAAAATAGAAGTGAAGGACATTCCAAAAGGCACCAGTGTCATCGCCATGGAATTCAGACCCGGCAAACCTGAACCCACTCCCATTGAAACCATTCAGCAACAAACCATCGATATGACGCAGCAGATGCTGGAATTTCAGGCCGGAGATGAGGATGATGCCGGGGGCCGCCAAAAACAACGCGGTGATCAGCGCGGTGGCCAAGCCCAGCAAACTTCCAGCGACCAGGCATCATCGGCGGCCCAAAGTGCCGAGCATGCTGAAATGGAAGAGATGATGAAAAAAGTGGCTGAACAGCTACAAAAACAAATTCTGGATGGCTCTGTAGAATTGGAAAGCCTTGGCCAGCAGCTGACAATCCGGATTCGTGAAAATGGCTCATTTTCAGCAGGCTCGGCATTCTTACAGCCGCAATTTAAGCCTATTGTTAAAAAAATTGGTACCTTACTGGCGGATATGCCGGGGGAAATAGAAATTGCAGGACACAGTGACGGTCAGCATATTGCCAACGAACTCTATCGTTCAAACTGGGACTTATCCTCTCAGCGAGCGGTGGCGGTGGCCGAAGAGATGAGACGGGCGCCCGGGTTCGACGAAAGTCGAATGTCGGTGGTGGGTAAAGCCGATACCAGCCCCCTGGTCAAAGAAGCCAAAACGCCGCAGGAGCGCGCCAGAAACCGCCGGGTAGAAATAAATATCAATCAGGGCAAGCCGATGCTGTCCAAACCAATCTCGGTGATTGACAACTAA
- a CDS encoding SAM-dependent methyltransferase: MSHGETLASVTDSGSVVDKTCRTAFLKLMSLLPQGIMEIRENGVQVASYGKTDEDLHAIIDIQHIKAYRQLLLGGSIAAGETYMDKLWTTPDLTSVIRIFARNLNFLDTWEDKFKWISLPVHKIQHFLRRNTSDQAKKNIEAHYDLGNRLYTRFLDRSMMYSSAIYPDPNTTLAQAQQHKLRTLCNKLQLTEHDHLIEIGTGWGGLAVFAAKHYGCRVTTTTISEEQYAYAQQWVAEENLQDKITLLKKDYRDLTGTYDKLVSIEMIEAVGKRYLGNFFQKCSALLKDDGLMVLQSITIDDRRYEGYANSVDFIQKYIFPGGFLPSQLVINQQLKQHSDLAIRDSQDIGLDYAKTLDDWYQAFMHAKEMLLNDGYDERFVRMWTYYLKYCEGGFLERAISTVQLVMTKPACLSPIVRG; the protein is encoded by the coding sequence ATGTCACATGGTGAAACATTAGCATCGGTCACCGATTCAGGTTCAGTTGTCGATAAGACTTGCCGTACCGCCTTTTTAAAACTGATGTCGTTACTGCCCCAGGGGATCATGGAAATTCGTGAGAACGGGGTACAGGTGGCGAGCTATGGTAAGACCGACGAGGATTTGCATGCCATCATCGACATCCAGCATATTAAAGCGTATCGCCAGCTATTACTGGGTGGCAGCATTGCAGCCGGTGAAACCTACATGGATAAGTTATGGACCACCCCGGATCTTACCTCAGTAATACGCATTTTTGCCCGGAACCTGAATTTTTTAGATACCTGGGAAGACAAGTTTAAATGGATTAGCCTGCCCGTGCATAAGATACAACACTTCTTGCGGCGCAATACCTCGGATCAGGCGAAAAAGAATATTGAAGCCCACTATGATCTGGGAAACCGGTTATACACCCGTTTTTTAGATCGCAGTATGATGTACTCATCGGCCATTTATCCTGATCCCAATACGACTTTGGCCCAGGCGCAGCAGCACAAGCTACGAACGCTTTGTAATAAACTTCAGCTGACCGAGCACGATCACCTTATTGAAATCGGGACCGGCTGGGGCGGCCTGGCAGTGTTTGCGGCTAAGCATTATGGCTGTCGGGTTACCACCACCACCATTTCTGAAGAACAGTATGCCTATGCCCAACAATGGGTGGCCGAAGAAAATCTGCAGGATAAAATCACGCTGTTGAAAAAAGACTATCGGGATCTGACCGGCACCTACGATAAACTTGTTTCCATTGAAATGATTGAAGCGGTAGGCAAACGGTATCTGGGTAACTTTTTTCAAAAGTGCAGCGCCCTGCTAAAAGACGATGGGTTAATGGTGTTGCAGTCCATTACCATTGATGACCGGCGTTATGAGGGCTACGCCAACAGCGTCGATTTTATTCAAAAATACATTTTCCCGGGTGGCTTTTTACCCTCGCAACTGGTGATCAATCAACAGTTGAAACAGCACAGTGATTTAGCCATCCGCGATAGCCAGGATATCGGCCTTGATTATGCCAAAACCCTGGATGACTGGTACCAGGCCTTTATGCACGCCAAAGAGATGCTTTTGAATGATGGTTACGACGAACGGTTCGTAAGAATGTGGACCTATTATCTTAAGTATTGTGAAGGTGGTTTTCTGGAACGCGCTATCAGCACGGTGCAGCTGGTAATGACCAAGCCTGCCTGTCTGAGTCCCATCGTCAGAGGCTAA
- a CDS encoding DUF1365 domain-containing protein — MTSSAIYHGKVYHERFRPTRHAFAYQIYLFWLNLDELSDLDEKIKHFSSTHRSFIEYRRTDYVGDKNSSLKQAVLDKVEQLQGISIPAAEVFLLSQLRTLGLHFNPVNFYFIRPHKLSAFTYMLAEVSNTPWNERHYYAVDLAMQTDTDKAFHVSPFNPMDMVYKWRIQQPGPSLSLAMECHQQQKHFTAGLQLSREPLTSKNVRQALIKIPSMTVKTVCGIYWQALRLWLKRTPIYTHPNS, encoded by the coding sequence GTGACCAGCAGTGCAATTTACCATGGCAAGGTGTATCACGAGCGATTTCGGCCGACTCGGCATGCATTTGCTTATCAGATATACCTGTTCTGGCTTAATCTGGACGAACTGTCTGATCTAGATGAAAAAATTAAACATTTTTCATCCACTCATCGGTCTTTTATAGAGTATCGTAGAACAGATTATGTAGGTGATAAAAACAGTTCGTTAAAACAGGCAGTGCTGGATAAAGTAGAACAACTACAAGGGATTTCGATTCCTGCAGCCGAGGTTTTTTTGCTTAGCCAGCTGCGGACGCTGGGGTTGCATTTTAACCCGGTCAATTTCTACTTTATCAGGCCCCATAAGCTGTCGGCTTTTACCTATATGCTGGCAGAGGTATCTAACACGCCGTGGAACGAGCGTCATTACTATGCGGTCGACTTAGCGATGCAGACTGATACCGATAAGGCCTTTCATGTTTCGCCATTTAATCCGATGGATATGGTCTATAAATGGCGTATTCAACAGCCGGGGCCATCTTTATCACTGGCGATGGAATGTCACCAGCAACAAAAGCATTTCACTGCAGGATTGCAGTTAAGCAGAGAACCGCTGACCAGTAAAAATGTACGGCAGGCTCTTATAAAAATACCCAGTATGACGGTGAAAACCGTTTGCGGTATTTATTGGCAAGCGCTCAGGTTATGGCTTAAACGCACGCCAATTTATACGCACCCGAATAGTTAG
- a CDS encoding NAD(P)/FAD-dependent oxidoreductase, giving the protein MKKQKVAIIGTGISGLTCAHLLHPHHAITVFEANDYIGGHTATKTVEVNNKPYQIDTGFIVFNDWTYPNFIKLMDKLQVERQATEMSFSVHAKQSDIEYNGNNLNTLFAQRRNIFRPRFWRIVKDILTFNKACKKLAASNAEVAGKTLYGYIQELGLSDDFANFYILPMCAAIWSASIEQTRQFPLQFFLKFFNNHGLLNVNNRPQWFTLNGGSSSYIGPLIKNFESRIHTNTPVIRVARINSGWLVDSARGEEQFDAVIFACHSDQALALLQAPTAAQEEILSSIPYAQNEVVMHTDTRQLPERRLAWASWNYELSEAQDEDQAPAAVTYNMNILQCLENAPATFCVTLNNSANIDKASILGTYHYAHPQYSHNMVDAQQRRAEICGVNNLHFCGAYWYNGFHEDGVNSALDVTRRFGIEL; this is encoded by the coding sequence ATGAAAAAACAGAAGGTTGCTATTATCGGAACAGGAATTTCCGGTTTAACCTGTGCACATTTGCTGCACCCCCATCATGCCATCACCGTTTTCGAGGCTAATGATTATATCGGCGGCCATACTGCTACCAAAACTGTTGAAGTCAACAACAAGCCATATCAGATTGACACCGGCTTTATTGTATTCAATGACTGGACCTATCCTAACTTCATCAAGTTGATGGATAAGCTGCAGGTTGAACGCCAGGCTACGGAAATGAGCTTTTCGGTGCACGCGAAACAATCTGATATCGAGTACAACGGCAATAACTTAAATACCCTGTTCGCTCAGCGCCGAAATATTTTTCGCCCCCGTTTCTGGCGCATTGTTAAAGACATTCTCACCTTTAATAAAGCTTGTAAAAAACTGGCTGCCAGCAATGCCGAGGTGGCCGGTAAAACTTTGTACGGCTATATTCAGGAGCTGGGACTGAGCGATGATTTTGCTAACTTTTATATATTACCCATGTGCGCGGCCATCTGGTCTGCCAGTATTGAGCAAACCCGCCAGTTTCCGCTGCAGTTTTTTCTGAAATTTTTCAATAATCACGGCTTGCTAAATGTGAATAACCGGCCTCAGTGGTTCACCCTCAATGGTGGTTCCTCTTCTTATATTGGGCCGCTTATCAAAAATTTTGAATCTCGTATTCACACCAACACGCCGGTTATCCGGGTGGCACGGATCAATTCAGGGTGGCTGGTCGACTCTGCGCGCGGCGAAGAACAATTTGATGCTGTGATCTTCGCCTGCCATAGCGATCAGGCACTGGCTTTGCTCCAGGCACCCACCGCTGCTCAAGAGGAAATCCTGTCTTCGATTCCGTATGCGCAAAATGAAGTCGTGATGCATACCGACACCCGCCAGCTACCTGAGCGTCGCTTAGCGTGGGCCAGCTGGAATTATGAATTAAGTGAAGCTCAGGACGAAGACCAGGCGCCAGCGGCAGTAACCTATAATATGAACATATTACAATGTTTGGAAAATGCGCCGGCGACATTCTGTGTGACGCTGAACAATAGCGCCAACATCGATAAAGCCAGTATTCTGGGTACCTACCATTACGCTCATCCTCAATATAGCCATAACATGGTCGATGCCCAGCAACGACGTGCAGAAATATGTGGGGTCAACAATCTGCACTTTTGTGGGGCGTACTGGTATAACGGCTTTCATGAAGACGGGGTAAACAGTGCCCTGGATGTTACCCGGCGCTTCGGGATTGAATTGTGA
- a CDS encoding SDR family NAD(P)-dependent oxidoreductase, whose protein sequence is MTTMLITGATSGIGYALAQRAVEDGYQVIACGRNQDKLDELSSHSQITALQFDVSDAEATAAALKDANYDIAVLNAGTCEYVDIDDYEPEMFRRVFEANFFGVVNCVNGLLPSLRKGKKLVIVDSMARLFPFTRSEAYGSSKAALHYFTKSLEVDLWDRGVKVQSVSPGFVETPLTKQNDFDMPMMIKVEKAAEELLHGIKKNRQSIFFPTRFGLIMRFLHILPVPLQRKLSLSMRNKQ, encoded by the coding sequence ATGACAACCATGCTTATTACCGGAGCAACGTCGGGCATTGGCTATGCACTGGCCCAACGAGCGGTCGAAGATGGCTACCAGGTTATTGCCTGCGGCCGCAATCAGGACAAGCTTGATGAATTGAGCAGCCACAGTCAGATTACGGCCTTGCAATTCGATGTGTCTGATGCCGAAGCCACAGCCGCCGCCTTGAAAGACGCTAACTACGATATCGCCGTATTAAATGCAGGCACCTGTGAATATGTGGATATTGACGACTATGAGCCTGAGATGTTCCGCCGGGTCTTCGAAGCGAATTTCTTTGGGGTGGTGAATTGCGTCAATGGCTTGCTGCCATCCTTGCGCAAAGGAAAAAAGCTGGTCATTGTTGATAGTATGGCAAGATTGTTTCCGTTTACCCGCAGCGAAGCCTATGGGTCCAGTAAAGCCGCCCTGCACTATTTTACCAAGTCTTTGGAAGTGGATTTGTGGGATCGCGGGGTTAAGGTACAAAGTGTTTCGCCAGGCTTTGTCGAAACCCCGCTTACCAAGCAGAACGACTTTGATATGCCAATGATGATCAAAGTAGAAAAAGCCGCTGAGGAGCTGCTGCACGGAATTAAAAAGAATCGGCAGAGTATTTTTTTCCCAACCCGGTTTGGCCTGATTATGCGCTTTTTGCATATTTTACCGGTGCCGTTACAAAGAAAACTGTCGCTATCAATGCGTAACAAGCAGTAA
- a CDS encoding nuclear transport factor 2 family protein — protein sequence MLLIDSFCSAFRDLTNTSSEDLAQIYTADVEFIDPIDHHRGLSEVQAYFAKLTKHAQACEFDIHHVAPCADNSGDISYVLIWTMTLTLKQGNRVIHTQGTTLLKQNDSGFYYHRDYYDLGEMVYEHIPVLGWVIAKIKRKLRS from the coding sequence ATGCTACTTATCGATTCGTTTTGCTCTGCGTTTCGCGACCTTACAAATACTTCATCTGAAGATTTAGCCCAAATATACACCGCAGATGTAGAATTCATTGATCCTATTGATCATCATCGCGGGTTATCAGAGGTTCAGGCTTATTTTGCAAAGTTAACCAAACATGCGCAGGCCTGTGAATTTGATATTCATCATGTCGCGCCCTGTGCAGATAACTCCGGTGATATTAGCTATGTGTTGATCTGGACCATGACACTGACCCTGAAACAGGGTAATCGCGTTATCCACACCCAGGGCACCACCTTATTGAAACAAAACGATAGCGGCTTTTATTATCATCGCGACTATTATGATTTGGGCGAGATGGTATATGAACATATTCCGGTTCTGGGCTGGGTTATCGCTAAGATAAAAAGGAAACTGCGCTCATGA
- a CDS encoding LON peptidase substrate-binding domain-containing protein: MSLQHCPLFPLSAHLLPGGNMALRIFEPRYIRMVKEACANNSGFVVCMLDAQGDKNNNQHIYKIGTYAEVIDFELLEDGLLGIKVAGLSSVEVKDITTESDGLRVGECHTMESWQCDIPAEQISPMVEKLHEIFERYPELHSLYAQPEFDNPYWVLMRWLELLPVDARQKQYFLAQQDCTALFNYLSALV, encoded by the coding sequence ATGTCGCTGCAACACTGTCCACTATTTCCTTTATCTGCACATTTACTACCTGGTGGTAATATGGCGCTGCGTATCTTTGAGCCCCGTTATATAAGGATGGTGAAGGAAGCGTGCGCTAACAATTCTGGTTTTGTGGTGTGTATGTTAGATGCCCAGGGCGATAAAAATAATAACCAGCATATTTATAAAATCGGTACGTACGCAGAAGTTATTGACTTCGAATTACTCGAAGATGGATTGCTTGGCATAAAGGTTGCTGGCTTATCTAGTGTAGAGGTTAAGGATATTACCACCGAATCTGATGGATTAAGGGTTGGTGAATGTCACACCATGGAGTCATGGCAGTGCGATATCCCCGCCGAACAAATTTCACCTATGGTGGAAAAGTTACACGAGATATTTGAGCGTTACCCGGAGCTTCACTCGCTTTATGCGCAGCCTGAATTTGATAACCCTTACTGGGTATTGATGCGCTGGCTTGAGTTACTTCCGGTGGATGCACGTCAAAAGCAATATTTTCTGGCTCAGCAAGATTGTACTGCGTTATTCAATTATTTAAGTGCACTGGTTTAG
- a CDS encoding sigma-70 family RNA polymerase sigma factor: protein MLVGIPLEQSNSVIKPKDCATEMSEYIVAVAEGRCKRSFARVFSYFAPRLRSYALKQMGNEALAMELVQDTMSNVWQKAHLFNAEKGSPSTWIFTIARNIRFDMLRKLQNRKEDVCSDDLWPVLCEQTADANETSLDEQITLEQIGFMFESLPVKQKAVIEAIYIDGKSQQEVADELSIPLGTVKSRTRLALQRLKGMLQDHD, encoded by the coding sequence ATGTTAGTTGGAATTCCATTGGAACAAAGCAATAGTGTAATCAAGCCCAAAGATTGTGCCACAGAGATGTCAGAATACATCGTGGCCGTTGCTGAAGGGCGTTGCAAACGTTCTTTCGCCAGAGTCTTTAGCTACTTTGCCCCACGCTTACGCTCGTACGCATTAAAACAAATGGGTAATGAAGCGCTGGCAATGGAGCTGGTTCAAGACACTATGTCTAATGTCTGGCAAAAAGCGCACTTATTTAATGCTGAAAAAGGTAGTCCCTCTACCTGGATATTCACCATCGCCCGTAATATCCGTTTTGATATGCTACGCAAATTGCAAAATCGTAAAGAAGATGTCTGCTCCGATGATTTGTGGCCAGTGCTGTGTGAACAGACAGCCGATGCCAACGAAACCTCGCTGGATGAACAGATTACTTTAGAACAAATCGGCTTTATGTTTGAGTCATTACCGGTCAAACAAAAAGCGGTTATTGAAGCCATTTATATTGATGGCAAGTCGCAGCAAGAAGTTGCTGACGAGTTGAGTATTCCTCTTGGCACAGTGAAATCCCGTACACGGTTAGCACTACAAAGATTAAAGGGTATGCTTCAGGACCATGATTAA